Below is a genomic region from Caulobacter rhizosphaerae.
TCGGTTTGGAGCTGAACCGCCAGCAGAACCAGATCGAGCTGATTGCGTCGGAGAACATCGTCTCGCGCGCCGTGCTGGAGGCCCAGGGCTCGATCCTGACCAACAAGTACGCCGAGGGCTATCCGGGCAAGCGCTACTACGGCGGCTGCGAATATGTCGACGAGATCGAGACCATCGCCATCGAACGGGCCAAGGCGCTGTTCGGCGCCGGCTTCGCCAACGTCCAGCCGCACTCGGGCTCGCAGGCTAACCAGTCGGTGTTCATGTCGCTGCTGCAGCCGGGCGACACCTTCCTGGGCATGGATCTGGCCGCCGGCGGCCACCTGACTCACGGCAGCCCCGCCAATCAGTCGGGCAAGTGGTTCAAGCCGGTGTCCTACACCGTGCGCCAGCAGGACCAGCTGATCGACTACGACGCCGTCGAAGAGGTGGCCAAGGCCCACAAGCCCAAGCTGATCATCGCCGGGGGCAGCGCCTACAGCCGCCAGATCGACTTCGCCCGCTTCCGGCAGATCGCCGACGCGGTCGGCGCCTATCTGATGGTCGACATGGCCCACTTCGCGGGCCTGGTGGCCGGCGGCGTGTTCCCCAGCCCGATCCCCCACGCTCACGTGGTCACCACCACCACCCACAAGACCCTGCGCGGCCCGCGCGGCGGCATGGTGCTGACCAATGACGAGGCGATCATCAAGAAGGTCAATTCGGCGGTGTTCCCCGGCCTGCAGGGCGGTCCGCTGGAGCATGTGATCGCCGCCAAGGCGGTGGCGTTCGGTGAAGCGCTGCAGCCGGGCTTCAAGGCCTACGCGCAGGCGGTGATCGACAACGCCAAAGCCCTGGCCGAGGCGCTGCAGACCCAAGGCGTCAACATCGTCTCGGGCGGCACCGACAGCCATTTGATGCTAGTCGATCTGCGCCCCAAGGGCGTGACCGGCCGGGACGCCGAGCACAGCCTCGAGCGCGCTCACATGACCTGCAACAAGAACGGCGTGCCCTTCGACACCGCCCCGTTCACCGTGACCTCGGGCATCCGCCTGGGCACGCCCGCGGGCACCACCCGCGGCTTCGGCACGGCCGAGTTCACCCGCGTGGGCCAACTGATCGGCGAGGTCGTCAACGGCCTGGCCGCCAATGGCCCGGACGGCAACGCCGAGGTCGAGGCCAGGGTGCGCGAGGAAGTCCTGGCCTTGACGGCAAGGTTCCCGATCTACAACTAATAGGCCTGCATCGGGCGGGAGGGCCTAGATCATGCGCTGCCCGTTCTGCGGCCATATGGAAAGCCAGGTGAAGGACAGCCGCCCGTCGGAAGACGGGGCGGCGATCCGCCGTCGTCGGCTCTGTCCGGAGTGCGGCGGCCGCTTCACCACCTTCGAGCGGGTGCAGCTGCGCGAGCTGACCATCGTCAAGCGGTCGGGCCGGCGCTCGCCCTTCGACCGCGAGAAGCTGGTGCGCTCGATCTCGATCGCCACGCGCAAGCGGCCGGTCGATCCCGAGCGGGTCGAGCGGATGGTCAACGGCATCGTCCGGCAGCTGGAAAGCCAGGGCGAGACCGAGCTGCCGTCGTCGGCGGTGGGCGAAATGGTCATGAAGGCGTTGAAGTCGCTCGATGACGTCGCCTATGTCCGCTACGCCTCGGTGTATCGCGATTTCCGGGAAACCAGCGATTTCGCGAAGTTTCTGGGCCAGGAAGGCCTGAGCGACGTCGCCGAGGACGAACTATAGGCGCATCCTGTGATTCGGTTTCGGCGGCCCCGGACCGCCGGGGCGCTACAATTCGGTTTGGCGACGGCGCCGTTTGGTGCGAAGTGACCTGCCCTGCAGCAGACGCGCCCCGTCGAGGAGAAGTCAAAGGACTATGGTGGAAGACAAGATTCGCCTGCTGATCGTGGAGGCCCGGCGCTATTCGGGGCTTTCCGACGCGTTGCTGCAAGGTGCGGCGCAGGCGATCGACGCCCAGGGCGCCGAGTACGACGTGATCACCGTGTCCGAGGCGATGCAGATCCCCACCGCCATCGCCCTGGCCGAGGAGGCCGGCCATCGCCCCGTCGGCGTGCGCTATGACGGGTTCGTGGCGCTGGGCGTGATCATCCGCGGAGAGACCTATCATTCCGAGGTCATGGCCAACGAGACCGCGCGCGGCCTGAACGACCTGTCGTTCGGCAAGCGCCTGGCCATCGGCTACGGCGTCGTTAATGTCGACGAGGAAGATCAAGCCTGGACCCGGGCCCGCGCCTCGGAAGGCGATCGCGGCGGCAAGGCCGCCCAGCAGTGCCTGGAGATCGTGGGCTTGAAGCGTCAACTGGCGGGACAATCGCGATGAGCCGCGGCGATCGCATCCAGCCCCGCTCGGTGGCCCGCCTGGCCGCCGTCCAGGCCCTGTACCAGATGGAAGTCTCCGGCGTCGGCGTCGACGCGGTGGTCCGTGAATTCTCCGAGCACCGGTTCGACCGCGACGTCGACGGACCGGACGGCGATCGCCTGGCCCAGGCCGACGAGGCCTTCTTCGCCGAACTGGCCAAGGGCGTCGTCGCCCATCAGGCCGCCGTCGACCAGGCCATCGTCAAGCGCCTGGCCTCGGGCTGGAAGCTGGAGCGCCTGGACGCCACGGCCCGCGCGGTGCTTCGTTCCGGGGCCTATGAGCTGATGCACCGGCCCGACGTGCCGAAGGAGGTCGTGATCGACGAATATGTCGAGATCGCCAAATCGTTCTTCGAGGGACCGGAATCCGGTTTCATCAACGGCGCCCTGGACGCCATCGCGCGTGACGCCAGAAGCTGACGACGACTGGTTCGACGAGCCGACGGCGCAAGCGCCGGCGGTCGATGACGCGTGGTTCGATGAGGCCGCGACGCCGGCCGCCGCGCCGCCTGTCGACGAGTTCGGCCTGATCGAGCGGCTGCTGCGGCCGCTGACTCGCGGCGACCCGGCGGCGCTCAGCCTGCTGGACGACGCGGCCGTGCTGCCCTCGCGGCCGGGCTACGACCTGGTGATCACCAAGGACGCGATGGTGGCCGGCGTGCACTTCCTGGCCGGCGAGGACCTGGACGTGGTTGCCAAGCGGCTGCTGCGCACCAACCTGTCGGACCTGGCCGCCAAGGGCGCGGTTCCCTACGGCTATTTCCTGGCGGTGGGCTGGCCCTCGGGCACCACCCTGACCGACCGCGAGACCTTCGCCCGCGGCCTGGCCGAGGACGGCGAGCTGTACGACGTCAGCCTGCTGGGCGGCGACACCGTCACCACCTCGGGTCCGATGGTGGTCTCGGCCACCTTCCTGGGCTGGGTGCCCAGCGGCGACGCGGTGCTGCGCAAGGGCGCGCGGGTCGGCGACCGCCTGATGGTCAGCGGCACGATCGGCGACGGCTGGCTGGGCCTGCTGGCCCACTGGGGCGAGGTCGAAGACCCCGACGGCGGTCTGGTGCGCCGCTATCGCCTGCCGCCGCCGCGCCTGGCCATCCGCGACGCCCTGCGCGCCTATGCCCGCGCCGCGTCCGATGTCTCCGACGGCCTGCTGGCCGACGCCGCCCACGTGGCCAAGGCCAGCGGCCTGCGGGTCAAGGTCGACCTGGACCGCCTGCCGCTGTCACCTGGCGCCCGCCACTGGCTGGGCGCCCAGCCGGAAGCCGGCGAGGCCCGGATGTCGCTGGCGTCGGGCGGCGACGACTACGAGATCGTCTGCGCCGTCGACCCCACCGACGTGGCCGCCTTCCAGGCCGCCGCCATGGCCGCCGGCGTCCCCGTGCGCGACATCGGCGAGTTCGTGGAAGGCGAGGGGATCTGCGCCCTGTTCAAGGGCAAGGACATCACCCCTGAGCGGCTGGGCTGGCTGCACGGCTGAGGCCTTGCGTCCTTCGAGGCTCGCCTGCGGCTCGCACCTCAGGATGAGGACGTCCTTGCACTGAATTCCTCATCCTGAGGCGCCCGCGCAGCGGGCCTCGAAGGACGTACCGCGTCGCCGGTAGCAAAGCCTCAAGCCTTCTCGGCTAAAGGGACGGAGATGATCCGTCCTTCGCCCGTCGCCCGCCGCGCGTTCCTGACCGCCTCGCTGGCCCTGCTGGCGACGCCGGCCCTGGCGCGTTCGGCCAAGAAGGAGAAGAAGGGCGGCAAGGAAGCCGAGGGCGAGGAAGCGCCCGATCCGGTGATCAAGCTGCAGTCGATGGCCCTGCCGGTCATCGCCGGCGGCAAGCTGGTCAATTACGTCTTCGTGCAGATGACCGTCACCCTGAAGCCCGGCGTGCTGGTCACGATTTTCGAGGGCAAGGAGCCGCTGCTGCGCGACGCCATCGTCCGCGAGGCCCACAACAAGCCGTTCCTGCGTCCCGACAGCTATGTCGCTCTCGACGAGGCCCGGCTGAAG
It encodes:
- the thiL gene encoding thiamine-phosphate kinase encodes the protein MSRSPNRSSRDRNPVSSTAPWTPSRVTPEADDDWFDEPTAQAPAVDDAWFDEAATPAAAPPVDEFGLIERLLRPLTRGDPAALSLLDDAAVLPSRPGYDLVITKDAMVAGVHFLAGEDLDVVAKRLLRTNLSDLAAKGAVPYGYFLAVGWPSGTTLTDRETFARGLAEDGELYDVSLLGGDTVTTSGPMVVSATFLGWVPSGDAVLRKGARVGDRLMVSGTIGDGWLGLLAHWGEVEDPDGGLVRRYRLPPPRLAIRDALRAYARAASDVSDGLLADAAHVAKASGLRVKVDLDRLPLSPGARHWLGAQPEAGEARMSLASGGDDYEIVCAVDPTDVAAFQAAAMAAGVPVRDIGEFVEGEGICALFKGKDITPERLGWLHG
- the nusB gene encoding transcription antitermination factor NusB encodes the protein MSRGDRIQPRSVARLAAVQALYQMEVSGVGVDAVVREFSEHRFDRDVDGPDGDRLAQADEAFFAELAKGVVAHQAAVDQAIVKRLASGWKLERLDATARAVLRSGAYELMHRPDVPKEVVIDEYVEIAKSFFEGPESGFINGALDAIARDARS
- the glyA gene encoding serine hydroxymethyltransferase, with protein sequence MTAPASNITADKSAFFGADLAAADRDIFDRIGLELNRQQNQIELIASENIVSRAVLEAQGSILTNKYAEGYPGKRYYGGCEYVDEIETIAIERAKALFGAGFANVQPHSGSQANQSVFMSLLQPGDTFLGMDLAAGGHLTHGSPANQSGKWFKPVSYTVRQQDQLIDYDAVEEVAKAHKPKLIIAGGSAYSRQIDFARFRQIADAVGAYLMVDMAHFAGLVAGGVFPSPIPHAHVVTTTTHKTLRGPRGGMVLTNDEAIIKKVNSAVFPGLQGGPLEHVIAAKAVAFGEALQPGFKAYAQAVIDNAKALAEALQTQGVNIVSGGTDSHLMLVDLRPKGVTGRDAEHSLERAHMTCNKNGVPFDTAPFTVTSGIRLGTPAGTTRGFGTAEFTRVGQLIGEVVNGLAANGPDGNAEVEARVREEVLALTARFPIYN
- the nrdR gene encoding transcriptional regulator NrdR — encoded protein: MRCPFCGHMESQVKDSRPSEDGAAIRRRRLCPECGGRFTTFERVQLRELTIVKRSGRRSPFDREKLVRSISIATRKRPVDPERVERMVNGIVRQLESQGETELPSSAVGEMVMKALKSLDDVAYVRYASVYRDFRETSDFAKFLGQEGLSDVAEDEL
- a CDS encoding 6,7-dimethyl-8-ribityllumazine synthase; translated protein: MVEDKIRLLIVEARRYSGLSDALLQGAAQAIDAQGAEYDVITVSEAMQIPTAIALAEEAGHRPVGVRYDGFVALGVIIRGETYHSEVMANETARGLNDLSFGKRLAIGYGVVNVDEEDQAWTRARASEGDRGGKAAQQCLEIVGLKRQLAGQSR